CTTTCCAGGGGCGCGGGGAACGGCGCAATCTTTGGCTTTTCAGGGGCGCGGGGAACTGCGCGAACGGCCCCGCCGACGGCCTACTTCAGGCTCCGTACGTCCAGGTGCCGCAGCACCCGGTCGACGACCTCCGGATTCGCCCCCGGCTCACTCCGCGCGGCCAGCACCTCGTGCCGCGCGGCGGAGAGCATCTCCCCCTGCAGCCGCCGCACCAGCTTGATCCGGCGAGCGCGCTGCGCATGCGCCTCCCGCCGCTCGTCCTCCCCGAGGTCGGGACTGATCCGGTATCCGATGTCGAACGCCCGCCGCAGCAACTGCTCGGTCAGCTCGTCGGACAGGTCCTCCGTCCGCTCCAGCTCCCGCAGCCGCTGCTTCGCCGCCTTGGCCGCCCGCACGGCGAGCGTCTTCTCGAACTCCTTCTCCCGGTCGGTGTCGGCCTGCACCCCGAGCTTCCGCACCAGCCAGGGCAGACTCAGCCCCTGCACCACGAGCGTCACCATGATCACCCCGAACGCGATGAAGATCATCTCTTCCCGGTTGGGGAACGGCTGCCCGTTCTCCGTCTCCAGCGGAATGGCCAGAGCCAGCGCGACGGAGGCCACCCCGCGCATCCCGGACCACCACATGACGACGGTCTCCCGCCAGGTCGTCGGGATGTCCTCGTCGAAATCCCGTTTCGCGTGCAGCCGCTGGGCCAGCCAGGTGGCGGGCAGCAGCCACACCAGTCGTAGGAACACCACGACCCCCACGATCGCGGCGGCCCAGCCGAGCATCTCCCCCCAGCGCCCGGACGCCGTACGGATCGCGTTGTGCAGCTCCAGTCCGATGAGCCCGAAGGCCACCCCGGTGACCAGCGTGTCGACGATGTTCCAGAAGGTGTGCCCGGCCAGCCGCGTCATGACGTCGTCGGCGTTGTTCGCATACTCGGCCAGGAACAACGCCGTGGTGAGCACCGCCAGTACGCCGGACCCGTGCAGTTCCTCCGCGAGCACGTACGAGGCGTACGGCACGAGCAGGGTCAGGCTGATCTGCAGGGTGGGGTCCCCCAGGGAGTCCATCAGCCGGTTCGTGGCCCAGCCGAGCCCGAGCCCGACGGCCACCGCGACGACGGCGGACAGCAGGAAGTCGAGCGCCGCGCCCTGCACCGAGAAGGAGCCGCTGATCGCGGCGGCGATGGCCACGTGGTAGAGCACGATGGCCGTCACGTCGTTGAACAGCCCCTCGCCCTCCAGGATCGACACCAGACGGCGCGGCAGGCCGAGCTGTCCCGCGACGGCGGTCGCCGCGACCGGGTCGGGCGGCGCCACCAGCGCGCCGAGCGCCACGGCTGCGGCGATCGGCAGGCCGGGCACGATCGAGTGGGCGACCGCGGCGACCACGGCGGTGGTGACGAACACCAGGGCCACGGCGAGCAGGAAGATCGGCCGTTTGTTGGCGGTGAACTGCCGCCAGGAGGTACGCCGTACGGCGGCGTAGAGCAGGGGCGGCAGCAGCGCGGGCAGGATCAGGTCCGGCGGGATGTCCACGTTCGGTACGAAGTCGAGGACGGCGAGCACGATCCCGAACAGGGTCATCAGCACCGGCGAGGGAAGCCCGAAGCGGTCCCCCAGCGGAACGCTGACGACGGCCCCGAGCAACAGCACGAACAGCAGGGCCAGCTGGTCCACGGTCGGAGCTCCAGGGGTCTAGACATGTACAGAAGGCCAGACCTCAAGCGTGCCACCGCAGACGGTTTCCACACGCAGACGCACCAAGGACGTCCTGACGGACGCCACGTCAGGACGTCTTTTCCGAGCTCGTCAGGGAGTCTTTCCTGAGCTCGTCAGGGAGTCTTTCCCGAGCTCGTCAGGGAGTCATTCCCGCGCCCGGCCGAACGCCTGGAGCGAGCGCCGCATCGCCCGGTGCGGAATCCCGGCATCAGGGAACTCGGGCCCGTAGGCCACATATCCCAGACGCTCGTAGAACCCCAGCGCGTGCGTCTGCGCGTGCAGATCCACCGCCGTCAGCCCACGCGCGCGTGCCACGTCCTCGACGCCCCGCACCAGGGCGACCCCGACCCCCAGCCCGCGCGCGGCCCGCACGACGGCGAGCCGCCCCAGCGAGCCGACACCCGCCTCGCCACCGGTCTTCGCGCCCGCCGCCTCCCCGTACAGCAGCCGCGCCGCGCCGAGCGGCTGCCCGTCCTCGCGCACGGCGAGTACATGCACGGCACCCGCGTCGTACGCGTCGTACTCCAGGTCCTCGGGGACCCGCTGTTCGACGACGAAGACCTCCTTGCGCACCGCGAAGCAGGCCTCACGGTCGGCGGGATCATCGGCGACCCGCACCACGCAGGGCGACGGGCCCGGCGACGGGCTCATGCGTTGCTTTCCTCCCGGACGCGGTCCAGCGCCCGCTGCAGGTCGTCGGCGTAACCGGCCTCGAACTCGACCCACTGCCCGTCGCCGGGGTGCTCGAAGCCGAGCCGCACCGCCTGCAGCCACTGCCGGGTCAGCCCGAGCCGCTTGCTCAGCGTCGGGTCGGCGCCGTACGTCAGGTCGCCGACGCAGGGGTGCCGGTGGGCCGACATGTGGACGCGGATCTGGTGCGTGCGCCCGGTCTCCAGCTTGATGTCGAGCAGCGAGGCCGCACGGAACGCCTCGATCAGGTCGTAGTGGGTCACGGAGGGCTTGCCCTCGGCGGTGACCGCCCACTTGTAGTCGTGGTTCGGGTGCCGGCCGATCGGTGCGTCGATGGTGCCGCTGGTCGGGTCGGGGTGGCCCTGCACGAGCGCGTGGTACCGCTTGTCGACCGTGCGCTCCTTGAACTGGCGCTTGAGCGAGGTGTACGCGTACTCCGACTTGGCCACCACCATCAGGCCCGAGGTGCCCACGTCGAGGCGGTGCACGATGCCCTGGCGCTCGGCGGCACCCGAGGTCGAGATCCGGTACCCGGCGGCGGCGAGGCCGCCGATCACGGTCGGCCCGGACCAGCCGGGGCTGGGGTGCGCGGCGACTCCGACGGGCTTGACGATCACGACCACGTCGTCGTCGTCGTGCACGATCTCCATGCCCTCGACGGGTTCGGCGACGATCTGCACGGGCGGGGCGGCCTGGGGCATCTCGACTTCCATCCAGGCGCCGCCGTGCACCCGCTCGGACTTCCCGACCACCGAGCCGTCGACCGTGACCTTCCCCGCCGCGGCGAGCTCGGCGGCCTTCGTACGGGAGAAGCCGAACATGCGGGAGATGGCGGCGTCGACACGCTCGCCCTCCAGGCCGTCGGGCACGGGCAGGGTACGGATATCGGGAACGGTACTCACCCGTCGAGTATGCCGGACGGGTGAGACACCGGCTCACGGCAGCCCGCGAGCGGGGCCCGTGACGGCCGTCGGTCCCTCAAGCCTTTCAGTCCTTCAGTCCTTCAGCCCTTCGGTCCTTCAGTCCTTCAGTCCTTGTGGACGGTGCCGTCCGGGTCCAGGCCCCTGAAGGACAGCAGCACGATCAGGATGCCGCCGCAGACGATCGCGGAGTCGGCGAGGTTGAAGACCGCGAAGTGCTTGGGCGCGATGAAGTCGACGACCGCGCCCTCCAGGACGCCCGGCGCGCGGAAGATCCGGTCGGTGAGGTTGCCGAGCGCGCCGCCGAGCAGCAGGCCGAGAGCGATCGCCCAGGGCAGGCTGTAGAGCTTGCGGGCGAGCCGGGCGATCACCACGATCACCGCGGCGGCGATCACCGTGAAGATGATCGTGAACGCCTCGCCGAAGCCGAAGGCCGCGCCCGCGTTGCGGATCGCCTCGAACTTCAGCCAGTCCCCGATGATCTCGATCGGCTCGTGGTGCTCCAGCTTCGCGACCACGATCAGCTTGCTGACCAGGTCCAGCGCGTACGCCAGGGCGGCGACGGAGAAGAGCACGGCGATCCGGCGCCTGCCCCTGGGCGCCGCGGCCTCGTCGGGGGCCGCCCCGCTGTCGGGCTGCTCCGGCTCGGCCCCGGCCGCGCCCGGGGTATCCGGCGTATCCGGCGTACCGATGATGCGCTCCGCCTCTGCCACGTGAGTGAGTCCCTCGACCTAGGTGCCTGACTGAGCACGAGGGTACGGCACGGCCCGCCGCGGCCAGGCGCCCAGGAGGCACACCGGGCGGATCGGCGTTCGACCGGCCAGACGTCAGTAGCGGCGCTCCTGCTTCTGCTTGCACTCGACGCACAGCGTGGCCCGCGGGAAGGCCTGCATACGGGCCTTCCCGATGGCGTTGCCGCAGTTCTCGCAGAGCCCGTACGTCCCCGCGTCCAGGCGCTCCAGGGCGCGCTCGGTCTGCTCCAGCATCTCCCGCGCGTTGGCCGCGAGGGCCATCTCGCTCTCGCGCGTGATGTTCTTGGTACCGGTGTCCGCCTGATCGTCGCCCGCGCCGTCCCCGGAGTCGCGCATCAGCCCCGCGAGGGACTCCTCGGAGTGGGTGATCTCGGCCCGCAGCCGCAGGGCCTCGGAGAGCAGCTCCTCGCGCGCCTCCGCGGCCTCCTCGGGAGTCCACGGGTCCTCGCCGGGGCGGACCGCCAGCTCGCCGGGTTCCGCCGCGGCCACCCGCGCCTTGGGAACCGCGGTGGGCTTGTCCGCCGCCGCGGCCGTGCCAGAGGTCTTCTTCGCAACCACCGTCGTGGCTCCCGTCGTCTCGGCGGCCTGTGCCGCTGCTGCTCCCTCGGCCGCGGTGGCGACCGCCTTCCCGGACGTGCGTGTGCCGTGCTCGGCGGCCGTCTTCCGGGGCGCCCGCTTCCCGGCCGCCTTCGCCGCCTTCGCGGCAGCCGTCTTCGTGGCGCCCGTTTTCGTGGCGCCCGTTTTCGCGGAAGCCGTCTTGGCGGAGCCCGTTTC
This sequence is a window from Streptomyces ortus. Protein-coding genes within it:
- a CDS encoding GNAT family N-acetyltransferase: MSPSPGPSPCVVRVADDPADREACFAVRKEVFVVEQRVPEDLEYDAYDAGAVHVLAVREDGQPLGAARLLYGEAAGAKTGGEAGVGSLGRLAVVRAARGLGVGVALVRGVEDVARARGLTAVDLHAQTHALGFYERLGYVAYGPEFPDAGIPHRAMRRSLQAFGRARE
- a CDS encoding Na+/H+ antiporter; translated protein: MDQLALLFVLLLGAVVSVPLGDRFGLPSPVLMTLFGIVLAVLDFVPNVDIPPDLILPALLPPLLYAAVRRTSWRQFTANKRPIFLLAVALVFVTTAVVAAVAHSIVPGLPIAAAVALGALVAPPDPVAATAVAGQLGLPRRLVSILEGEGLFNDVTAIVLYHVAIAAAISGSFSVQGAALDFLLSAVVAVAVGLGLGWATNRLMDSLGDPTLQISLTLLVPYASYVLAEELHGSGVLAVLTTALFLAEYANNADDVMTRLAGHTFWNIVDTLVTGVAFGLIGLELHNAIRTASGRWGEMLGWAAAIVGVVVFLRLVWLLPATWLAQRLHAKRDFDEDIPTTWRETVVMWWSGMRGVASVALALAIPLETENGQPFPNREEMIFIAFGVIMVTLVVQGLSLPWLVRKLGVQADTDREKEFEKTLAVRAAKAAKQRLRELERTEDLSDELTEQLLRRAFDIGYRISPDLGEDERREAHAQRARRIKLVRRLQGEMLSAARHEVLAARSEPGANPEVVDRVLRHLDVRSLK
- the lspA gene encoding signal peptidase II, whose translation is MAEAERIIGTPDTPDTPGAAGAEPEQPDSGAAPDEAAAPRGRRRIAVLFSVAALAYALDLVSKLIVVAKLEHHEPIEIIGDWLKFEAIRNAGAAFGFGEAFTIIFTVIAAAVIVVIARLARKLYSLPWAIALGLLLGGALGNLTDRIFRAPGVLEGAVVDFIAPKHFAVFNLADSAIVCGGILIVLLSFRGLDPDGTVHKD
- a CDS encoding TraR/DksA family transcriptional regulator yields the protein MRDSGDGAGDDQADTGTKNITRESEMALAANAREMLEQTERALERLDAGTYGLCENCGNAIGKARMQAFPRATLCVECKQKQERRY
- a CDS encoding RluA family pseudouridine synthase: MSTVPDIRTLPVPDGLEGERVDAAISRMFGFSRTKAAELAAAGKVTVDGSVVGKSERVHGGAWMEVEMPQAAPPVQIVAEPVEGMEIVHDDDDVVVIVKPVGVAAHPSPGWSGPTVIGGLAAAGYRISTSGAAERQGIVHRLDVGTSGLMVVAKSEYAYTSLKRQFKERTVDKRYHALVQGHPDPTSGTIDAPIGRHPNHDYKWAVTAEGKPSVTHYDLIEAFRAASLLDIKLETGRTHQIRVHMSAHRHPCVGDLTYGADPTLSKRLGLTRQWLQAVRLGFEHPGDGQWVEFEAGYADDLQRALDRVREESNA